One Bythopirellula goksoeyrii genomic window, GAGCGAGAATTCCTCACCCTGCTTCTCATCTTCTCGATGCGAAGTTCCTGACTGACTGCTCGCGCGGAAGCTCTCAGTCGGCGGATTGGTCTCAGCCAATTTTGGGGCAGCCTCCCAAGAATCGAACACTGTTTCCTGGAGTTCCCAACCCTCGACGTCCGACTCCGCATTGAGGGCCAGCAAGTCAGGAGCAAGCCACAAGTTTCCAGAAGAGAACAAACTTGTGTCAGACTCCTGCTCACTCGACGCCAAGAAGGTACCCAAGGGTTCGCCAACCGGCAGACTCGTTTCGGTTCCGTAGGTGTCGCTCCACAGTTGCAAATCCTCCCCGTCCACCATACCACTGTGATCTCCGTCGGCCCCACTCCCGATTGGAGTGATCGATGTACCGTATGATCGCTGCCAAACCAGGAAATCGCGTCCATCGACGTCTCCATCCCCGTCGTAGTCTCCCGAATAAGCGGGAATATCTTCGGTATCGACGATCACATGGGACTCGTTGCGAAGCTCAAGCGTTTCGCCGGTCGTGGAAAGTCCCCCTTTGTAGTTGCCTTGAATTACCAGCCCCTGCCCTGTGCTGGGGCCGGTTGTCCGTGCGCGGAAATCAATCAAATCGCGAACCACATACAAACTACCCTGGGCAGGAATTACGCTGCCTGGGACGAAAGTATGTTCGACTGCATTGGCAAGTGACCAACCCGAGATATCAACTGCGAAGTTGTTGGGGTTCACAATTTCGATGTATTCCTCGCCCTGATTTCCCGAAACAGGGTCCGCGTCGAAGTCACCGATAGTTAGGTTGGTCACCACGGCTTGCGCAGATGGTATGATTCCTAGTGAATAGAGATAGTCACGACGATCGTCAAACCGGTTCTTCAGGTGACTAACTCCCTGAGTCAGGGAGGTGAGGTTCCCCCAGCTAAAGGCGTCGGTCCGCGTCCCCCAGGCCGCGATCGTTGCGTTGGCTTCGGCAGCGAGTGTGGAAACCAGTTCGTCGACCCGATTCTCTAGCACACGGTTGGCCAGGGGCGTTCCCGGAGCCTGCAGGATCTGATCCATCAAGGTTCGCAGGCGGCGCAGATAGAGTTCCCGCGTCAGCGGGGAATCGACCACCGCGTCGATCAGCTTGTTCCAGTGATTGCTGCTCCAACTTGGCACACTGGAACTCCCAATGAATGGGTGCCCACTAAAGTAGAGTCCAAATACTGGTTCGTACAATCGATCCCAAATAAGGTCCACATCCCACGGTATCAACCTCCACAAACCATCTCCATCGCTATCCCGATAGACGTAATAGTTGTGCGTGGCGCTATCATAGTGCTTCGTGATGGTGTACATCGCCAACGTATTGAAGAATTCCGGCAGATCGACATTATCCAACAAATACTGTTGTCGATTAGGATTCGCCGGCGACACGCCCGTGATCAGGTCTTCCAAATCACTGAAGGAAGGATCGAGATCATCGCGGTTGGTTTTCTCCATCCCCGCTGTGGTCCCGATATCAGCCCCCGGCAACAGTGAGGTATTGTTGGCGGCATAGACTCCGTCGGCCTTGTAGACAGCCCCCTCCCGATCCAACCCCGTGCGCTCCAAGAAGGGCTTGTTGATTCGTTCCACAAAGATGGAAAGCCGATAGAATTGACCGTTGACACGTGTATGAACTGGAAATGCTAGCGGCGCATTAGAGCCGGCTTCCCGAAAGAATTCGAATCCCAGTGTTACGCGCGACGCAGAAGGATCCTGATAAATTGATCCCAGATCAAATTTCTTGACGGATTCCTGCTCATCCGCATAGACGAATTCCTTGTCGGAGGCAGCGGTGAATTCAATCTTGGGTGTAACGTCTTGCCCACTCGTGCGTCCTTTGGTATTCACGATCACGTTGTCATACAGCTCACCGTTCAGAAATACTGACGCGGACTGCTCATCGTAATTATTGGTGCCGTTACCATTCTGGAACCAAGTAGGGTCCTCAACAAACCAATGAT contains:
- a CDS encoding CotH kinase family protein, whose translation is MSTSNTLRKTTYQRRSLGFETLESRIALDASMLQITEFMASNDDTLDDYDGDSSDWVEIYNAGTDEVDLSGIYLTDKGDNLTKWAFPSGSTIAGGEYKVVFASNKDTVKPNGEVHTSFALGAGGEYLGLIDVDGSTIIDQFSPEYPVQFTDVSYGVAEIATTATMLIDSSTEVQTFVPTDDSLGTSWTEIGFVPDGSWTSGSTMGVGYDNNPTYLSLIDTDVGAQMFSENSSVYIRVPFNHTSANSENLTLRIKYDDGFAAYLNGQPILSRNAPANPTWNSSAPLDRIDSTAIEDEVIDLSAYAELLVDGSNVLAIHGLNVVSTSSDFLIDASLEVSQTTLGSDRYFVDPSPGASNFAASLNTAPFLSELSHGGGMVANNQDIVVTTMAVPQGAAINEVRLHYRIMFGSEASTVMFDDGLHGDEDAGDGIYGASISHTLSDPGEMVRYYVTAMDANGGSSRFPFFQNTEATEYAGTVIADPGVSSQLPIYHWFVEDPTWFQNGNGTNNYDEQSASVFLNGELYDNVIVNTKGRTSGQDVTPKIEFTAASDKEFVYADEQESVKKFDLGSIYQDPSASRVTLGFEFFREAGSNAPLAFPVHTRVNGQFYRLSIFVERINKPFLERTGLDREGAVYKADGVYAANNTSLLPGADIGTTAGMEKTNRDDLDPSFSDLEDLITGVSPANPNRQQYLLDNVDLPEFFNTLAMYTITKHYDSATHNYYVYRDSDGDGLWRLIPWDVDLIWDRLYEPVFGLYFSGHPFIGSSSVPSWSSNHWNKLIDAVVDSPLTRELYLRRLRTLMDQILQAPGTPLANRVLENRVDELVSTLAAEANATIAAWGTRTDAFSWGNLTSLTQGVSHLKNRFDDRRDYLYSLGIIPSAQAVVTNLTIGDFDADPVSGNQGEEYIEIVNPNNFAVDISGWSLANAVEHTFVPGSVIPAQGSLYVVRDLIDFRARTTGPSTGQGLVIQGNYKGGLSTTGETLELRNESHVIVDTEDIPAYSGDYDGDGDVDGRDFLVWQRSYGTSITPIGSGADGDHSGMVDGEDLQLWSDTYGTETSLPVGEPLGTFLASSEQESDTSLFSSGNLWLAPDLLALNAESDVEGWELQETVFDSWEAAPKLAETNPPTESFRASSQSGTSHREDEKQGEEFSLEFDAVFSEFGV